CCCGCACTTCCGGGTCCGGACAGTGGGTCTCGAGCCACGCGGGGCGCGCGGCCGGCTCGACGTCGAGCGCCGCCTGGAAGAGGGCGTCCGCCTTCGCCCAGCCGTCGTCGCTCATGCCGACAGCTCCTCGCGCAGCCAAGCCCGCGCGCGCAGCCAGTCCCGCTGGGCCGTACGCAAGGACACGCCCATCGCCAGCGCCGTCTCCTCCTCGCTCAGGCCGGCGAAGTAGCGGCACTCGACGACCCGCCCCAGCCGCTCGTCGTGCGCCCGCAGGCGGTCGAGGGCGCGGTCGATGTCGAGCAGCGCCTCGACCTCGAGCTCGCCGGCCGCGACGTTCTCGTCGAAGGTGACCCGTTCCCCGCCGCGGCGCTTCGCCGCCGCGCGCGATCGGGCCAGGTCGACGAGGACCTGCCGCATCGCGTGGGCGCTGACGGCGAGGAAATGGCCGCGGTCGTGGACATCGAGCCCCTGCTGGCCCGCCATCTTGATCCAGGCCTCGTGCACGAGCCCGGTGGTGTCGAGGGTTCGCCCCCCGCCCCGCCGGCGCAGGTGCGCGTGGGCCATCCCCCGCAGCTCGCCGTAGACGAGCGGCACGAGGCGGTCGAACGCCTCCCGATTCCCCGCCCGGATCTCCCGGAGCAGGAGCGTCACCTCACCCGGATCCTGCACGGCGTCACCCTACCGCGAGAAACACGGGGAGAGGCTACTCTCACGCCGCCGTCGCGGGAAGCTCCTCGACCGCCTCGTCGGTTTCGGCGACCGCCGCTTCGTGTCTCCGGGCGACGAGCACGTAGATCGACGGCACCACGAACAGGGTGAACGCGGTGCCGATGATCATCCCGCTGACGAGCATGATGCCGATGCTGTTCCGGGCGCCCGCGCCCGGCCCCGTGGCGAGGATCAGGGGGAAGTGCCCCGCGACCGTCGCCGCCGTGGTCATGAGGATCGGCCGCAGGCGGGTTCCCGCCGCCTCGACGACCGCGCGCACCTTGTCGCGCCCCTGCTCCTGCAGGTGATTGGCGAACTCGACGATCAGGATCGCGTTCTTGGCGATCAGCCCGACGAGGGTGATGAGCCCCACCTGGCTGTAGATGTTGAGGGTCGTGAGCCCCAGGAACGAGAACATCAGCGCCCCCGATACCGCGAGCGGCACCGAGCCGGCGAGGATGATGAAGGGGTCGCGGAAGCTCTCGAACTGCGCGGCGAGCACGAGGTAGATCAGGACCGCCGAGAGGAGGAACACGCCGAGGAACTTGCTCCCCTCCGTGCGCAGCTGCCGCGACTGTCCCGCGTAGTCGACCGTGAACCCGGCGGGGAGGATCTTCGCCGCCTCGTTCTCGAGGACCTTGAGCGCCTGGTCGAGCGGCACGTTGGGCGGGATCGCCCCCTGGATGCGCACGGCGTTGAGCTGCTGGAAGCGCTTGAGCTCCCGAGGCTCGGTCGTCGTCTTGAGGGTCGCGAAGGTGGACAGCGGCACGAGCTTGCCGCCGGGCCCGGTGACGTGGATCTGGGTGAGCTGCTCGGGGGTGAGCCGATCCGCCCGCTGGACCTGCGGGATGACCTTGTAGCTGCGTCCCTGGATGCTGAAGCGGTTCACGTAGTTCCCGCTGAGCATGGTCGAGAGGTCCTGGCCGGCCTGGCTGAGATCGACGCCGAGCGAGCGGACCTTGTCGCGGTCGAAGACGACCTCGGCCTGGGGCTGGTCGAACTTCAGATCGGCGTCGGCGAAGAAGAACATCCCGCTCTCGAACGCCTTGCCGACGAGCGCCCCCGCGAACTCCGCGAGGCGCTCGGGCTCCGCGGTCGAGGCGATCACGAAATCGACGGGGAAATCCCCGCCGCCGGGGAGCGCGGGCGGGGTCAGGGGGATGACGCGGACGCCGGGGATCTTGGAGATCTCCGCCGCGGCCTCGACCTGGAGCTGCGCGGCGGTCTTCTCGCGCTCGCTCCAGGGCTTGAGGGTCATGCCCCCGAAGCCGCCCACGGGCGAGACGATCTGGAAGGTGTTCCCGGTCTCGGGGTAGGAGCGGAACACCTCGTCGACCTTCGCGGTGTAGAGCGTCGTCTGGTCGAGCGTCGCGTTCGGCGAAGCCTGCACGATGCCGAAGACGACCCCCTGGTCCTCGCTGGGCGCGAGCTCGTTCATGGAGAACAGGTAGAAGGGGACGGCGAGCGCCGTGAACAGGACCCAGAAGGTGAGCACCACCGGCCGGTACGCGAGCGTCCCCTCGAGCAGCGCCGCGTACTTCGAGCGCACGACGTCGAAGTGACGGTTGATCATCCCCGCGAACCCGCGGTGCGAGTCGCCGGCGCGCAGGAGCTTCGAGCCCATCATCGGGGAGAGGGTCAGGGCGACGATGCCCGAAACGACGACGGCGCCCGCGAGCGTGAGCGCGAACTCGCGGAAGAGGGTGCCGGTGAGCCCGCCCTGGAGCGCGACCGGGGTGTACACGGCCGCGAGGGTGATCGTCATGGCGATGATCGGTCCGACGAGCTCGCGCGCTCCCAGGAGCGCCGCGCGGAAGGCCGTCTCGCCGCGCTGCAGGTGCCGTTCGATGTTCTCCACCATCACGATCGCGTCGTCGACCACGAGGCCGACCGAGAGCACGACCGCGAGGAGCGTGAGCAGGTTGATCGTGAACCCCGCGACCGCCATGAGGAACACGGCGCCGACGAGCGAGATCGGGATCGCGACGACGGGGATGATCACCGAGCGCAGCGAGCCGAGGAAGAGGAAGATCACCACGACGACGATGAGGAGCGTCTCGAGCAGGGTGCTCAGGACCTCCTGGATGGCGTCGCGGATGTAGGCGGTGGAGTCGTACGGGATCCCGACCTCCATCCCGGCCGGGAGCTGGGCGCGGATGTCCGGGATCGCCTCGCGCACCTTGCCGATGACGTCGAGGGAGTTCGCGGTCGGCAGGACCCAGATCCCCATGAACGTGGCGGTCTGGCCGTTGAAGCGCACGTCCTCGTCGTAGTTCTCCGCGCCGAGCACGACGTCCGCGATGTCGCCGAGCCGGACGACCCCGCCGGCGTCCTCCTTCACCACGAGGCGGCGGAACTCCTCCGCCGACTGCAGGTCGGTGTTCGCGACGAGGTTCACCGACACCATCGAGCCCTTGGTCTTGCCGAGGGCCGAGAGGTAGTTGTTCCGCGCGAGGGCGTCGCGGACCTGGGACGGGGCGATGCCGCGCGCCGCCATCTTGTCCGGGTCGAGCCACACGCGCATGGCGAACGTCCGGTCCCCGAGGATGTCGGCGCGCTGGACGCCGTTGATCGCGGAGAGCCGGGGCTGCACCACGCGGGTCAGGTAGTCGGTGATCTGGTTCTGGTCGAGGTCGGAGGACGCGAAGCCGATGTACATCGCCGCGAACTGGTTGTCCGCGGTCTCGAGCTCGATGATCGGCGCCTCGGCCTCGGGGGGGAGGTCGTTCCTCACCTGGGCGACCTTGGCCTGAATCTGCGTGAGCGCCGAGTCCGTGTCGTAGTTGAGCTTCAGGTGGACGGTGATCGTGCTCACGCCCTGGGCGCTCGACGACTCCATGTAGTCGATGCCGTCGGCCGATGCGATCACCCGCTCGAGCGGCGTCGAGATGAACCCGCGCACGAGGTCGGCGTTCGCGCCGACGTACGCGGTCGTCACGCGGACGACCGCGATGTCGCTGCGCGGATACTGGCGGACCGAAAGCGAGCGGATCGACTGCAACCCCGCGATCAGGATCACGAGGCTGACGACCGCGGCGAGGACGGGCCGCTTGACGAAGAGATCGGTGATCTTCATCAGCTCTCCTGGGGCTTGGGCGCCGGGTCGTTCGACGGCTGCACCTGGTTGTTGACCTGGACGGCGGCGCCGTTGCGGAGCTTGAACGCGCCGGAGGTCACGACCTGCTCCCCGGCCTTGAGCCCGGACAGCACCGAGACCTGGTCGCCGCGGGCCGGCCCGAGCTTCACGAACTGCTGGCGGACGCCGAGATAGGTGCCGCCCGTGGGGGCCTTCATCTCCTCGACGATGAACACGGAGTCGCCGTAGGGGGCGTAGAGGATCGAGGAGGCCGGAATCACGAGCGCCGAGCCGACCTGGCCGACCTCGATCCGGGTCTCGACGAACATCCCCGGGTGGAGCTTCCGGTCCGGGTTCGGGATCGTCGCCTGGACGCGGACGTTGCGCGTCGCCTCGTCGACGACCGAGTCGACCGCGTTGACGCGGCCGCGGACCTCGATCGGCGGGACGCCGTCCGAGCGCACGGCGACCTCGATCCCGAGCTTCAGGTGCTCGATCTCCTGCTGCGGGAGCGAGAAGTTGACGTAGATCGGGTCGAGCGACTGCAGCGGCACCACGGGGTCGCCGCTGTTCAGGTACTGGCCGAGGTTGACCTGTCGGATGCCCAGGACCCCCGAGAACGGCGCGCGGATCGTCTTGCGATCGATCGTCGCGCGGATCTCGCCCAGCCGCGCGTCGGCGGACTTGAAGCCGGCCTCGGCGGAGTCGAGCTCGGCGCGCGAGGTGACCCCCTTGTCGTGCAGGCCGCGCACCCGCTCGAGGCTCAGCCGCGCGAGCTCGCGCTCGGCCTCCGCCGCGCGAAGCTGCGCCTGCTCCTGCTTGGTGTCGAGCTCGACGAGGACGTCCCCCTTCGCCACCACCTTGCCGGAGTCGAACGCGATGCGGGAGACGATCCCGGGGAGATCGGAGCTCACGGTGACGCCCTGCACGGCGGCGAGGCTGCCGATCGCGCTGAGCGACTCGTTCCAGGGCTCCTCCTTCGCGAGCAGGGTCGTGACCGCTTCGGGAGGGGGCGCGAAGGAGGCGGCTCCGGCGATCGCGGCCCGGATCTGCTGGTACTTCACGAAACCGAGCGCGACGGTGAACACCCCCATCGCGATCAGCAGGATCATCATGCGCTTGGCCATGGCTCTCGCTCCTTCACTCGACCCCGAGTGCTTCTTGCCACTCGATACCACGCTGTTTCAGCAGAAAACCCGTCACGCGTGCCAACTCCGTGCCCGCGATCTGGTAGTCCGTTCGCGAGGAGATCTCCGCGAGTCTCGCGCGGGCCAGGTCGTTTTGACGCGTCAGCACCAGGAAATTCGTGGAATACCCGACCGCGAAGCGGTCCCTTTCCGCGCCGAGCTGCACCTCGGCCGACTCCCGCTCGGCCCGTGCCGCCTCGTGGCGCTGGAGCGCGGTGCGGACGGCGGCGACCGCATCCAGGACCTCCCCCCGGACGGAGTTGCGGGCGCTCGCCAGCTCCGCCTCGGCCCGGCGCTCGGCGCTCCGGGCGGCCAGGCTCGCCGCCTTCGCGGACCGGTTCCCCAGCGACACGGTCAGCGACAGCCCCACACGGGCGTCGTCGAGATCGCCGTCGCCGAGGACGGAATACGAGCGCCCGAGCCCGCCCTGGACCCGCTCGTTCAGGGAGGGGTTGAGTGCGGTCCCCGCGAGGCCGTAGCGGTCGTAGGAGACGAAGGCGTCGAGCGCGGGCTTCACCGTGTTCGCCGCGAACGCGGTCTCGGCCTTGCGCCGCTCGGCCGCCGCGGCGGCCTCCTCGAGCTCGGGGCGCGACGCCAGAGCCTGCTCCATCGCCGCGGCGACGTCGAGCTCCATCGGCCGCACGTCGGCGTGATCCGCGGGAACCACCGACCGGGTCCACGCGTCGGCGTCCGCGTCGGAGAGGATCAGCACCTTGAGCGCGCTCTCGAGGCGCGAGACGTTCTCCCGCGCCGCCAGAAGCTCCCCCCGGCGACGCTCGATCTCCGCCTTGGGCTGCGCCGCTTCGGTGACCGGCGCGGCGCCGTTGTCGATCCGGATCTTCGTGTCGGCGAGCTGCTGCTCGGCGAGGGCGAGGGATTCCTCGCGGACCCCCACTTCCTCCCGGGCGGCGACGAGCGACCAGTAGGCGCGCTCGACGGCGGCGACCGTCTCGATCACCTCGCGTCGGAGCGAGGCCCCCGCCCGCCCGCGCTCGGTGCCGGCGACGGTCAGCGCGAGGCGCGACTCGTCCACCTCCCGGCCCCGGAGCAACGGCTGCCGGAACTCCACTCCGACCGCGGTGTCGTAGGCCGGGGTCAGGAGGGTGTAGATGTCGTTGCTCGTCGTCCGGACGAGCGACGTGCGCACGACGACCGAGCCGCCGGACTTCAGCCGTTGTGTCACCGAAGCGTCACCGGAGACCGACTCCTGGGTCGACGCGAGCTCCCCTTCCGGGGCGCCTGTGAAGGAAGAATTCAGGGGTTCGCTGGCCTGGCGCCACGACGCGTTGGCGCCGAGGGTCGGATCGTAGGCGCCCTGCGCCCCGAGCAAGTCCGCATCCGCGATGGCGAACGACTCCCGCTCGACGCGGAGATTCTCATTCTTATGAAGGGCGCTCGCGACGGCGTCGGAAAGCGTGAGCGACCATGCAGTAGCCGCCGAAGAGGCAGCCAGGATCACACTTGCGGCAATCATGTGGGGGCCTGTCTCCGTCGGTGCGCGGAGTTGCGCACCACCAGCAAGACGTTTGGTGCACGGAGGTTTCGACACCCCTCAGCGAACTTCGTTGCGGTGGCACCTCTCGCACTCCCCGAGGGGGAACGCGACGCGACGATGGCAGGCCCCGCAGGACTTCCCCGAGGAGATCTCGAGCATCGACATCCGCTCGGCTCCGGCGCGGTTGGGGAAGATGTCCGGGTGGCAGACCTCGCAGCCGTTCCAGACGGCGTGCTTCAGGTGGGAGAACCGCACGTCGGTCATCCAGGCGCGCGACGCGATCGTGACGTCCTTGTCCATCTTCAGCGGGGGGCGCGGGATGGAGATCCCGTCCATGAAGTCGAGGGGACGGATCGACCCCGCCGCCTCCGCGGCTTCCCAGTCCACCGCCGACGCGACGCCCCGGCGGGGGAGGTCCCGCGCGAACGACTCGTAGTCCTGCTTCCTCCGTTCGGCGTCGCCGCGGGTGTGGCAACGTTCGCAGGTCGATCCGGAACCCGCCGCCGGGCGCTCCCCGCAGGAGGCGAACGCCGTCGTCCCGTTGTGGCAGGCGCCGCAGTGGAACCCGCTCCGGTTCGTCTCCGCGGTGATCCCGGTTCCCTTCACCTCCATCGCGAAGCCCACGTCCACGTGGCACAGGCGGCAGGTGTAGCGCGCGCGATGGCGCCAGTGGTCGAACTGGGCCGGCTGCATCCCCGCCTTCGCCGCACGCTGCTTGAGGACGACGCGGCCGTGGTCGGCCGGGTCCTCGAAATTCCACCCGAGGACGTCGCCGCCGACGACGGCGACGAGACCCGCCAGGGCGATCGTCCGCACCCCTCGCATCGGTTCAGGGCTTCTGGCGCGCTTCGAGGACGTAGACGAACAACTTCCGGCACGCGTCGAGGCGCTTGCCGTAGACCTTGCGCTCGGTCTCGGAGAGCTTGTCGATCGTCGGCTTGAGGTCGTCGCTGCGCTTCACGAGCGCCTTGAGGTCCTGGTCGGAGAGTCCGCTCGCCTCCTGCGTCTTCGCGCAGATGTCCGCGAACTCCTCCTTCCAGTCCTTCGGTCTGGGCCTGGACTCCGACGCCGTCGGCGCGGGCGGCGGCGCCGCGCCGTCCGCCGCGAGCGAGAAAGCCGCGAGGAGCACGAGGGAGGCGGTCATGGCGCCTGGGGCTTCACGTGGCAGCGCTGGCAGTCCTGGAGGGGGAACGCCACCGTCACGTGACAGGCACCGCAGAACTTCCCGTCGAAGATCTCCCCCATCGTGTACTTCGTCGCTCCCTTCTTCACCGCGCCGAAGATGTCGGGGTGGCACAGCTCGCAGCCGTTCCAGACGGTGTGCTTCGCGTGGGAGAAGATGATGTCGGGCATCCCCCGCTGCTCGGGGGTGAGATCGAAGTCCTTCTGGGCGGCGAGGGTCGCCCGCGGCACCGACACGCCCGCGAGCACGTCGACGGGCGTCACCTTGCCGTCGGCCTCGGCCTTCTCCCAGTCCACGCCGTTGCCGAACCGCCCCTTCGGGAACCCCCGCGTGAAGGTCGCGAAATCGTAGGCACGCGCCACGTTCTTCCCGAGGGAGTGGCACCGCAGGCAGCTCGACTTCGGCGCGCGCGCGTCGCTCGCGTTGCACGACTCGAAGACCTTGTCG
The Candidatus Polarisedimenticolaceae bacterium genome window above contains:
- a CDS encoding c(7)-type cytochrome triheme domain-containing protein translates to MNHPRFAWILVLALATLAAGAEQGAGKKRRPLPHEFGRVVLNNASEKAGLAPVVFDHWLHRAKFTCRLCHVDVGFAMSPGGTGITAADNAAGFYCGACHNGKTTDGGDKVFESCNASDARAPKSSCLRCHSLGKNVARAYDFATFTRGFPKGRFGNGVDWEKAEADGKVTPVDVLAGVSVPRATLAAQKDFDLTPEQRGMPDIIFSHAKHTVWNGCELCHPDIFGAVKKGATKYTMGEIFDGKFCGACHVTVAFPLQDCQRCHVKPQAP
- a CDS encoding efflux RND transporter periplasmic adaptor subunit gives rise to the protein MAKRMMILLIAMGVFTVALGFVKYQQIRAAIAGAASFAPPPEAVTTLLAKEEPWNESLSAIGSLAAVQGVTVSSDLPGIVSRIAFDSGKVVAKGDVLVELDTKQEQAQLRAAEAERELARLSLERVRGLHDKGVTSRAELDSAEAGFKSADARLGEIRATIDRKTIRAPFSGVLGIRQVNLGQYLNSGDPVVPLQSLDPIYVNFSLPQQEIEHLKLGIEVAVRSDGVPPIEVRGRVNAVDSVVDEATRNVRVQATIPNPDRKLHPGMFVETRIEVGQVGSALVIPASSILYAPYGDSVFIVEEMKAPTGGTYLGVRQQFVKLGPARGDQVSVLSGLKAGEQVVTSGAFKLRNGAAVQVNNQVQPSNDPAPKPQES
- a CDS encoding TolC family protein — protein: MILAASSAATAWSLTLSDAVASALHKNENLRVERESFAIADADLLGAQGAYDPTLGANASWRQASEPLNSSFTGAPEGELASTQESVSGDASVTQRLKSGGSVVVRTSLVRTTSNDIYTLLTPAYDTAVGVEFRQPLLRGREVDESRLALTVAGTERGRAGASLRREVIETVAAVERAYWSLVAAREEVGVREESLALAEQQLADTKIRIDNGAAPVTEAAQPKAEIERRRGELLAARENVSRLESALKVLILSDADADAWTRSVVPADHADVRPMELDVAAAMEQALASRPELEEAAAAAERRKAETAFAANTVKPALDAFVSYDRYGLAGTALNPSLNERVQGGLGRSYSVLGDGDLDDARVGLSLTVSLGNRSAKAASLAARSAERRAEAELASARNSVRGEVLDAVAAVRTALQRHEAARAERESAEVQLGAERDRFAVGYSTNFLVLTRQNDLARARLAEISSRTDYQIAGTELARVTGFLLKQRGIEWQEALGVE
- a CDS encoding c(7)-type cytochrome triheme domain-containing protein gives rise to the protein MRGVRTIALAGLVAVVGGDVLGWNFEDPADHGRVVLKQRAAKAGMQPAQFDHWRHRARYTCRLCHVDVGFAMEVKGTGITAETNRSGFHCGACHNGTTAFASCGERPAAGSGSTCERCHTRGDAERRKQDYESFARDLPRRGVASAVDWEAAEAAGSIRPLDFMDGISIPRPPLKMDKDVTIASRAWMTDVRFSHLKHAVWNGCEVCHPDIFPNRAGAERMSMLEISSGKSCGACHRRVAFPLGECERCHRNEVR
- a CDS encoding efflux RND transporter permease subunit; amino-acid sequence: MKITDLFVKRPVLAAVVSLVILIAGLQSIRSLSVRQYPRSDIAVVRVTTAYVGANADLVRGFISTPLERVIASADGIDYMESSSAQGVSTITVHLKLNYDTDSALTQIQAKVAQVRNDLPPEAEAPIIELETADNQFAAMYIGFASSDLDQNQITDYLTRVVQPRLSAINGVQRADILGDRTFAMRVWLDPDKMAARGIAPSQVRDALARNNYLSALGKTKGSMVSVNLVANTDLQSAEEFRRLVVKEDAGGVVRLGDIADVVLGAENYDEDVRFNGQTATFMGIWVLPTANSLDVIGKVREAIPDIRAQLPAGMEVGIPYDSTAYIRDAIQEVLSTLLETLLIVVVVIFLFLGSLRSVIIPVVAIPISLVGAVFLMAVAGFTINLLTLLAVVLSVGLVVDDAIVMVENIERHLQRGETAFRAALLGARELVGPIIAMTITLAAVYTPVALQGGLTGTLFREFALTLAGAVVVSGIVALTLSPMMGSKLLRAGDSHRGFAGMINRHFDVVRSKYAALLEGTLAYRPVVLTFWVLFTALAVPFYLFSMNELAPSEDQGVVFGIVQASPNATLDQTTLYTAKVDEVFRSYPETGNTFQIVSPVGGFGGMTLKPWSEREKTAAQLQVEAAAEISKIPGVRVIPLTPPALPGGGDFPVDFVIASTAEPERLAEFAGALVGKAFESGMFFFADADLKFDQPQAEVVFDRDKVRSLGVDLSQAGQDLSTMLSGNYVNRFSIQGRSYKVIPQVQRADRLTPEQLTQIHVTGPGGKLVPLSTFATLKTTTEPRELKRFQQLNAVRIQGAIPPNVPLDQALKVLENEAAKILPAGFTVDYAGQSRQLRTEGSKFLGVFLLSAVLIYLVLAAQFESFRDPFIILAGSVPLAVSGALMFSFLGLTTLNIYSQVGLITLVGLIAKNAILIVEFANHLQEQGRDKVRAVVEAAGTRLRPILMTTAATVAGHFPLILATGPGAGARNSIGIMLVSGMIIGTAFTLFVVPSIYVLVARRHEAAVAETDEAVEELPATAA
- a CDS encoding ECF-type sigma factor: MTLLLREIRAGNREAFDRLVPLVYGELRGMAHAHLRRRGGGRTLDTTGLVHEAWIKMAGQQGLDVHDRGHFLAVSAHAMRQVLVDLARSRAAAKRRGGERVTFDENVAAGELEVEALLDIDRALDRLRAHDERLGRVVECRYFAGLSEEETALAMGVSLRTAQRDWLRARAWLREELSA